TTGTTTTTGGGCTCAAGCACCTTGGCGCGGCGGCAACTGCCGGCCCAGTGAGCTGGCTTAAGCGAAGCACCAGAGCCAGTACCTAGGGCCCGCGCGGCCTCACTTCGCGCGCCCGGCTATATCTTCCGGCCATGAGACCCTTGCCTGAGCTTGTTCCCGTACTCGTGTTTCTTGGCCTGGGCATGGGCTACAGCTACCGGGCACGTAAGCTCACGGCAGCGGGCGTATGGGCGGGCGGGGTGCTGGGCCTGCTCATCTTTTTGGGCACCGGCTACCTAGGGCTGAGCTTGCTGGCCCTTTTTTTCGGGCTTGGCACCGCGGCTTCGGCCTGGCGCGTGGCCGACAAACGCCGGCTGGGTTTGGCCGAAGAAAACCGCGGCCAGCGCACCGCCGGGCAGGTGCTGGCCAATGCCGGGGTGGCGGGCGTGCTCGGGTTGCTTAGCTGGGCGCTTCCGGAGTTTGCGCCCCTGGGTACCCTTATGCTGGCCGGCGCCTTCGCCTCGGCCACCGCCGATACGCTGTCCTCCGAGCTGGGCAATGTGTACGGCAGCCGCTACGTCAACGTCCTCACCCTGCGCCCCGACACCCGCGGCGAAAACGGCGTGATTAGTATCGAGGGTACGCTGCTCGGCGCGGCCGGCAGCGGCGTAATCGTGCTGGTTTATTGCCTGGCCGAAGGGTGGGGGCCCTGGGCCTGGTGGCTGCTGCTGGCCGGCACCACCGGCAACCTCACCGACTCGGTGCTGGGCGCCACCCTGGAGCGGCGCGGCCGCTTATCCAACGACGTGGTAAACAGTCTCAACACGCTGGTGGGCGCTATGGTAGCGGCGG
The sequence above is drawn from the Hymenobacter sp. YIM 151858-1 genome and encodes:
- a CDS encoding DUF92 domain-containing protein, encoding MRPLPELVPVLVFLGLGMGYSYRARKLTAAGVWAGGVLGLLIFLGTGYLGLSLLALFFGLGTAASAWRVADKRRLGLAEENRGQRTAGQVLANAGVAGVLGLLSWALPEFAPLGTLMLAGAFASATADTLSSELGNVYGSRYVNVLTLRPDTRGENGVISIEGTLLGAAGSGVIVLVYCLAEGWGPWAWWLLLAGTTGNLTDSVLGATLERRGRLSNDVVNSLNTLVGAMVAAACSLIW